A section of the Psychrilyobacter piezotolerans genome encodes:
- a CDS encoding Fur family transcriptional regulator encodes MKLNIEKISSYLKSHDIRPSYQRMKIFEYLIVNKNHPTIDMMYKSLAPEIPTLSKTTVYNTLNLFVEKKIAIVILVEENETRYDADTSIHGHFKCDECGEVSDLNIGMDKINIPELDNCQINEHHLYFKGVCSKCLKGKK; translated from the coding sequence ATGAAATTAAATATAGAAAAAATAAGTTCATATTTAAAAAGTCACGACATAAGACCATCTTATCAAAGAATGAAAATTTTTGAATACTTAATAGTGAATAAAAATCATCCCACAATAGATATGATGTATAAGAGCCTTGCTCCGGAAATACCAACTTTATCTAAAACTACAGTATATAATACATTGAATTTATTCGTAGAAAAGAAGATTGCTATAGTAATTTTAGTAGAAGAGAATGAAACCAGATATGATGCTGATACAAGTATACACGGACATTTTAAATGTGATGAATGTGGAGAGGTCAGTGATCTTAATATTGGGATGGATAAGATAAATATTCCTGAACTTGATAATTGTCAAATAAATGAACATCATCTTTATTTTAAAGGTGTATGCAGTAAGTGTTTAAAGGGAAAAAAATAA
- the truA gene encoding tRNA pseudouridine(38-40) synthase TruA — MRNIKLIYQYDGSDFFGFQRQPDRRTVQGELEKGLYKIIRERVNLISSGRTDRGVHAVKQVSNFTTDSKIPTNRLVYALDNITPKDIKILKVEEVDMEFHSRFSAKTRAYEFILTPRRSVFESRYLTEVKEKIDVDKLYDIMKVFLGRHNFDGFRMTDCGGNNPIREIFEIRCYEKENHKIGIYIKGNAFLKTQIRIMVGSSLAVYFNERSRDYLLKKLETPNPKDEKIVVDGAGLYLYEINY; from the coding sequence ATGAGGAATATAAAACTTATCTATCAATATGATGGAAGTGATTTTTTCGGGTTTCAAAGACAACCAGACAGACGAACTGTGCAGGGGGAACTTGAAAAAGGGTTGTACAAGATAATAAGGGAAAGGGTGAACTTAATAAGCTCAGGAAGGACTGACAGGGGAGTTCATGCAGTCAAACAAGTTTCTAACTTTACTACCGACTCAAAAATCCCAACAAACAGGCTGGTTTATGCTCTCGATAATATCACTCCTAAGGATATTAAAATATTAAAGGTAGAAGAAGTGGATATGGAATTTCATTCCAGATTTTCAGCAAAAACAAGAGCCTACGAATTTATATTAACTCCCAGAAGAAGTGTATTTGAAAGCAGGTATCTAACCGAGGTCAAAGAAAAGATCGATGTGGATAAACTTTATGATATAATGAAGGTGTTTTTAGGCAGACATAATTTTGATGGGTTTAGGATGACAGATTGTGGCGGGAATAACCCTATAAGGGAAATTTTTGAGATTAGATGTTATGAAAAGGAGAATCATAAGATAGGAATCTATATAAAGGGAAATGCTTTTCTAAAGACACAGATCAGGATAATGGTAGGAAGCTCTCTGGCTGTGTATTTCAATGAAAGATCCAGGGACTATCTCTTAAAAAAATTAGAAACTCCCAACCCTAAAGATGAGAAGATAGTTGTAGATGGAGCAGGGTTGTATCTATATGAGATAAACTACTAG
- a CDS encoding GNAT family N-acetyltransferase, which translates to MKFLEIKAKDKKYIDQIIEVEKEAFGLSGGVDEWILKPIIRYGKVFVLVIEDEVIGIAEYMRDFEGEEVFLYGFSIKKEYRKCGYGKKLLEESMKVFRKNKIKKIGLTVSLENKEAIELYKKLGFKMEEMLKDEYGKGIDRLYFGREI; encoded by the coding sequence ATGAAATTTTTGGAGATAAAAGCAAAGGATAAAAAATATATAGATCAGATTATAGAGGTGGAAAAAGAGGCCTTTGGACTAAGCGGCGGAGTGGATGAATGGATCTTGAAACCCATAATCCGGTATGGAAAGGTGTTTGTGTTGGTTATAGAGGATGAGGTCATAGGAATAGCTGAATATATGAGAGATTTTGAGGGTGAAGAAGTATTTTTGTACGGATTTTCTATAAAAAAAGAGTATAGAAAATGCGGTTATGGAAAAAAACTTCTGGAAGAATCTATGAAAGTGTTTAGAAAAAATAAGATAAAAAAAATAGGTCTGACAGTTTCTTTGGAAAATAAGGAAGCTATAGAATTATATAAAAAACTAGGGTTTAAGATGGAAGAGATGTTAAAAGATGAATATGGAAAGGGTATAGACCGGCTTTACTTTGGCAGGGAAATATAA